One window from the genome of Methanofastidiosum sp. encodes:
- a CDS encoding Coenzyme F420 hydrogenase/dehydrogenase, beta subunit C-terminal domain yields MKPKIGVFQLASCSGCLLSHLDTGKITEFLNDYDVKYYPLVMDAREIPDELDLAVFEGAVGIIEKGNMKLVTEIRQRSKKVAALGACAVTTGILMHSAGNQMPTPETDAFLPISELVKVDYAIPGCPPSAEIIEKFYDAFLRNDEKYLQVFTNIEENSEINIRYITQRALCISCGLCTAVCPTLALSDIEGKPVLRDEICVKCGECRFQCPRSYMPLDYINETVFKDESTSIDEYLGRYMSVYTVRATNPEILKTAQSGGTTTALMHYCLDSRIIDGILTGGKDKEKYWLARSALVTNYDELIETTGTTYNLSPTLNILKDAATSNYLKNIAIVGLPCVHQAVRKLEIYPLSLRSVAEKISLRLGLFCTHNFRYNAMIKMMEELGEIRAEDTYKVDIGAGNYVIYSVSGDIQKIPIDVVREYEQESCSICTDFTAELSDISIGSIGAPEGWNTVIVRTKTGQKAFEAAAKEGYLEIGKEGKIPVDIEIVKKLSKIKKNRSKKKLENRKKYNLKVPF; encoded by the coding sequence GTGAAGCCAAAGATCGGTGTATTCCAATTAGCATCATGTTCTGGCTGTCTGTTGTCTCATCTAGATACTGGAAAGATAACTGAATTTCTCAATGATTATGATGTAAAATACTACCCATTAGTAATGGACGCTCGAGAAATACCTGACGAATTAGATTTGGCCGTATTTGAAGGCGCAGTAGGAATCATTGAAAAAGGCAATATGAAACTTGTAACAGAAATAAGGCAAAGATCAAAAAAAGTTGCGGCACTAGGCGCATGTGCTGTAACGACAGGAATACTAATGCACTCAGCCGGAAATCAAATGCCTACGCCAGAAACAGATGCATTTTTACCAATTAGTGAATTGGTAAAAGTGGATTACGCCATACCTGGATGTCCTCCTAGCGCCGAAATTATAGAAAAATTTTACGATGCGTTTTTGCGAAACGATGAGAAATATCTCCAAGTTTTTACTAACATTGAAGAGAATTCAGAGATTAATATTAGGTACATAACCCAAAGAGCTCTTTGTATTTCATGTGGTCTTTGCACGGCAGTATGCCCTACATTGGCATTATCCGACATAGAAGGAAAACCAGTATTAAGGGACGAGATATGCGTGAAATGCGGAGAATGCAGATTTCAATGTCCAAGAAGCTACATGCCGCTTGATTACATAAATGAAACTGTCTTTAAAGATGAAAGTACATCCATCGATGAATATCTTGGGAGATATATGTCAGTTTATACAGTAAGGGCCACCAATCCAGAAATATTAAAAACTGCTCAAAGTGGTGGAACTACAACAGCACTGATGCATTATTGTCTTGACTCTAGAATCATTGACGGTATTTTAACTGGGGGGAAAGACAAAGAAAAATATTGGCTTGCAAGGTCTGCACTTGTAACAAATTATGATGAGCTCATTGAAACAACAGGAACAACGTACAATCTTTCCCCAACATTGAACATACTAAAAGATGCCGCAACTTCAAACTATCTCAAAAATATAGCTATAGTTGGGCTTCCATGTGTCCATCAAGCAGTAAGAAAACTTGAGATATACCCGTTATCTCTTAGAAGCGTAGCTGAAAAAATTTCACTTAGATTAGGATTATTTTGTACCCACAACTTCAGATACAATGCAATGATAAAGATGATGGAAGAGCTGGGCGAAATAAGGGCTGAAGATACATATAAAGTTGACATTGGTGCAGGTAATTATGTTATTTACTCAGTTTCAGGAGATATCCAAAAGATACCTATTGATGTAGTCAGAGAATATGAACAAGAAAGCTGTTCAATCTGTACAGACTTTACTGCAGAACTCTCCGACATATCTATTGGATCAATTGGCGCTCCAGAGGGGTGGAATACTGTAATAGTGCGAACTAAAACAGGTCAAAAAGCATTTGAAGCTGCGGCCAAAGAAGGATATCTCGAAATTGGGAAAGAAGGCAAGATACCAGTTGATATAGAGATAGTAAAAAAACTTTCAAAGATTAAAAAGAACAGAAGCAAAAAGAAACTAGAAAACAGAAAGAAGTACAATCTAAAAGTTCCATTTTAG
- a CDS encoding hydrogenase maturation protease, protein MEYLGKETLILGCGNPLFGDDGFGPEFIRKLKDEKIENRFTNLVVIDCGSGISPFLNLINSSKHKIKNLYIIDSGNFNGKLGDILILDGKEIASQDFIKSSHSMNVSHEINRFSSNVKLVLVQGKVDPNSMGIEMNEEVRNAIGKVQNIIISFMGGSQ, encoded by the coding sequence ATGGAATACTTAGGCAAGGAGACTCTAATATTGGGTTGCGGTAATCCTCTTTTTGGCGACGACGGATTTGGTCCAGAATTTATAAGAAAACTCAAAGATGAGAAAATTGAGAATAGATTTACCAATCTTGTAGTAATAGATTGTGGTTCTGGAATATCGCCTTTTCTAAATCTAATCAACTCTTCAAAACATAAAATAAAAAATCTTTATATAATAGACTCTGGGAATTTTAACGGAAAACTAGGAGACATATTAATTTTAGATGGGAAAGAAATAGCTTCTCAAGATTTCATAAAATCTTCACATAGTATGAATGTTTCGCATGAAATAAATAGATTTTCATCTAATGTTAAATTAGTATTAGTTCAGGGCAAAGTAGATCCAAACAGCATGGGTATCGAGATGAATGAAGAAGTTCGAAATGCTATTGGCAAAGTTCAAAATATTATTATAAGTTTTATGGGGGGGTCACAGTGA
- the frhA gene encoding coenzyme F420 hydrogenase subunit alpha → MENTGERIVNLDPTTRHEGHAKLVLHVDEEGIVERAYFISTTMVRSFESLTLGRTYEFTPRASMRICGLCPVSHAEASCQALEDAFGLEIPQDALILREILGLASKMQDHALHQFLILNDLVDDEKIKKDSIERIQELRRIGQKMKDIVGGEAIHPSNYCVGGFNTNISQRAAASLYRLVRKYEKNAHLQKDLFIESIEKKLENLPNNIGIYNSSILATHMTYGDRKEINIEAIREVIPSRFYGKEEEGRMTNTMIPLYYGETVETGPRARFIKFKRFSGDSALYINVARAREMLVMAYRAEELLDQLDVNGKTKPDHIIVKEGEGVGVYEAPRGTLIHTAKTDHNGIMRDYKIISPTTWNIPTIGKAIEGSPQEYAEVIMRSYDPCLDCATHCIIVKDIDGKIIERRYL, encoded by the coding sequence ATGGAGAACACGGGGGAGAGGATTGTGAACCTTGACCCAACAACTAGGCACGAGGGGCATGCAAAACTTGTCCTGCATGTGGATGAAGAGGGAATAGTTGAAAGAGCATATTTTATCTCAACGACAATGGTAAGAAGTTTTGAATCATTGACTTTGGGTAGAACTTATGAGTTTACTCCAAGAGCTTCAATGAGGATATGTGGATTATGTCCAGTATCTCATGCTGAAGCATCATGCCAAGCACTAGAAGACGCATTTGGACTTGAAATACCCCAAGACGCATTAATATTAAGAGAAATTTTAGGTCTTGCAAGTAAGATGCAAGATCATGCACTTCATCAATTTCTAATTCTTAATGACTTAGTAGACGATGAAAAAATTAAGAAAGATTCAATAGAGAGAATTCAAGAACTGAGAAGAATTGGGCAAAAAATGAAGGATATTGTGGGGGGAGAGGCAATTCATCCTTCCAATTACTGTGTAGGTGGATTTAATACAAATATAAGCCAAAGGGCAGCAGCAAGTTTGTATAGACTTGTCAGAAAATATGAGAAAAATGCACACCTACAAAAAGACTTATTTATTGAATCAATAGAAAAGAAACTTGAAAATTTACCAAATAACATTGGGATATATAATTCCAGTATTCTGGCCACACACATGACATATGGCGATCGAAAAGAGATCAACATTGAGGCAATAAGAGAAGTAATACCTTCTAGATTTTACGGAAAAGAGGAAGAAGGCAGAATGACCAATACAATGATTCCTCTCTATTATGGTGAAACAGTTGAAACAGGGCCAAGAGCAAGATTTATCAAATTCAAAAGATTTTCTGGCGATTCTGCACTTTATATCAATGTTGCAAGAGCAAGAGAAATGTTAGTTATGGCATATAGAGCCGAAGAACTATTGGATCAATTAGATGTCAATGGTAAGACAAAACCGGATCACATTATCGTTAAAGAAGGTGAGGGTGTAGGGGTATATGAAGCTCCAAGAGGAACTTTAATACATACAGCAAAAACTGACCATAACGGAATAATGAGGGACTACAAAATAATATCTCCCACAACTTGGAATATTCCAACTATAGGTAAAGCTATAGAGGGTTCGCCTCAGGAATATGCCGAAGTCATCATGAGATCATATGATCCATGTCTTGATTGTGCAACTCACTGCATAATTGTTAAAGATATTGATGGAAAGATCATTGAAAGGAGGTATTTATAA
- the thrC gene encoding threonine synthase — MGGIKYYSTNRNINEAGFVPFKGLVSFKDALIMGQAPDAGLFMPERIPNISKGDLEDLRGKRYFEVAHAILEKFLYADIDSDHLLKLCKEAYNFRVPIEKVHDRNYVLRLDQGPTASFKDFAARMMARLMGALKDDKKILNILVATSGDTGSAVGEAFKGVKGINVFILYPEGEVSGRQKKQLDTIGNNVTTLAVDGKFDDCQNLVKMAFQDKDLVNLNLTSANSINIGRILPQMVYYFYSYLEKSEEGEKVLISVPSGNFGNSLGCEFGRRMGLPLHKLIMAVNENDEFPIYLNNGNYQKLSSSKACISSAMNVGHPSNLARFFELYGGTVDKSGKVHKYPDIKKMKTNIFSVSISDQKTRDTIKSVYEKYNVVLEPHGAVGWAGLELYLRANGDYPLCISLETAHPAKFPEEIKTLLGFEPKLPESMKDVDGRRGCPIRIENDYLKLKKFLESRLENK; from the coding sequence ATGGGTGGAATTAAGTATTATAGCACTAATAGGAATATCAATGAGGCCGGATTTGTACCCTTTAAAGGCCTTGTGAGTTTTAAAGATGCACTTATTATGGGGCAAGCTCCTGATGCAGGATTGTTCATGCCTGAGAGAATACCAAATATTTCAAAAGGAGATCTCGAAGATCTAAGGGGAAAGAGATACTTTGAAGTAGCACATGCAATTTTAGAGAAATTTCTTTATGCTGATATAGACTCTGATCATCTTCTTAAATTATGTAAAGAAGCATACAATTTTAGAGTGCCTATTGAAAAAGTCCACGATAGGAATTATGTTCTAAGGCTAGATCAAGGACCAACCGCTTCATTTAAAGATTTTGCAGCAAGAATGATGGCGCGGCTTATGGGGGCCTTAAAAGATGATAAAAAAATATTGAATATCCTTGTTGCAACTTCTGGGGACACCGGCAGTGCAGTCGGTGAAGCTTTCAAGGGAGTAAAAGGTATTAATGTATTTATTTTATATCCTGAGGGTGAAGTATCTGGCAGACAAAAAAAACAACTTGATACAATAGGAAACAACGTAACAACACTAGCTGTTGATGGAAAATTTGACGATTGTCAAAATCTCGTAAAAATGGCATTTCAGGACAAGGATTTAGTAAATTTGAATCTAACATCTGCAAATTCGATTAACATAGGAAGAATATTGCCACAAATGGTATATTATTTTTATTCATATCTTGAAAAATCAGAAGAAGGCGAAAAAGTCCTAATTTCCGTTCCTTCAGGTAACTTTGGCAATTCTCTTGGATGTGAATTTGGAAGAAGGATGGGATTGCCTCTTCATAAACTTATAATGGCAGTAAATGAAAATGATGAATTTCCTATTTATCTAAATAATGGAAATTATCAGAAATTATCTTCATCAAAAGCTTGTATATCAAGTGCAATGAATGTAGGACATCCTTCAAATCTGGCTCGGTTTTTTGAATTGTATGGGGGAACTGTTGATAAATCAGGTAAAGTTCACAAATATCCTGATATTAAAAAAATGAAAACAAACATATTTTCAGTAAGTATATCTGACCAAAAAACAAGAGATACAATAAAGAGCGTCTATGAAAAATATAATGTAGTTTTAGAGCCACACGGCGCTGTTGGTTGGGCCGGACTTGAATTGTATTTGAGAGCCAATGGAGACTATCCATTATGTATCTCTTTAGAAACAGCACATCCTGCAAAGTTCCCTGAAGAAATAAAAACACTTCTAGGCTTTGAACCAAAACTACCAGAATCAATGAAAGATGTAGACGGCAGACGTGGATGCCCAATACGCATAGAAAACGACTATCTAAAATTAAAAAAATTTTTGGAATCTAGACTAGAAAACAAGTAA
- the aspS gene encoding aspartate--tRNA(Asn) ligase: MLKRTCYSDNLKDGEEVVLAGWVHERRDLGGIKFILLRDRGGISQITAPKKKVSEEIFKSMDSLGREWVIAVKGTVKSSPQAPGGLEVIPSEIEVINMAEPSLPLDPSEKVDADIDTRLDNRFMDIRKPRVTAIFKIRSELLRAAREYLLSQSFIEIQTPKISASGTEGGTELFPISYFEREAFLAQSPQLYKQTMMATGMDRVFEMAHYFRAEESNTRRHLSESDAVDIEMSFIENEEDVMYILENLVSHILKCVNDNNKDELSLLGIEVNIPSTPFRRVKYDEAISLLQESGFNVHHGEDLGTESEKALGNIVKEKYGDDLYFLTKYPLSTKPFYTNFDDEIARAFDLDYKGVEISSGGQRIHNVDVLKTRIKEKGLPVTSFEAYLKPFRFGMPPHGGFGLGIDRLIMQMLNLENIREGVLFPHDRRRLEP; encoded by the coding sequence AAGAACATGTTATTCAGATAATTTAAAAGATGGTGAGGAGGTAGTCCTCGCTGGCTGGGTCCACGAGAGAAGGGATCTTGGTGGAATTAAATTTATTTTGTTACGGGACAGAGGAGGAATTTCTCAGATTACAGCTCCTAAAAAGAAAGTTTCTGAAGAGATTTTTAAATCAATGGATTCTTTAGGGAGGGAATGGGTAATTGCAGTCAAGGGAACTGTAAAATCGTCACCCCAAGCTCCAGGAGGTCTTGAGGTAATACCTAGTGAGATTGAAGTAATCAATATGGCAGAGCCAAGCCTTCCACTTGATCCTTCAGAGAAAGTTGATGCGGATATAGATACAAGACTTGATAACCGATTCATGGATATAAGAAAACCAAGAGTAACTGCCATTTTTAAGATAAGAAGTGAATTATTAAGGGCTGCAAGAGAATATCTTTTGAGTCAGTCCTTTATAGAAATTCAGACCCCTAAGATAAGTGCGTCAGGAACAGAAGGAGGAACTGAACTTTTTCCAATTTCATATTTTGAAAGAGAAGCTTTTCTAGCACAGTCACCTCAGTTATACAAGCAGACCATGATGGCTACCGGCATGGACAGGGTCTTTGAGATGGCCCACTATTTCAGAGCCGAAGAGTCCAATACAAGAAGACATCTATCTGAGTCAGACGCGGTAGACATTGAGATGTCGTTTATAGAAAATGAAGAAGACGTGATGTATATACTTGAGAATTTAGTTTCTCACATATTAAAATGTGTCAATGATAATAATAAGGACGAACTTTCTTTATTAGGGATTGAAGTAAATATTCCTTCTACGCCTTTTAGGAGGGTCAAATATGATGAAGCAATTTCTCTTCTCCAAGAAAGTGGGTTTAATGTTCACCACGGCGAAGATTTAGGTACAGAATCAGAAAAAGCATTGGGAAACATTGTAAAGGAAAAATATGGGGATGACCTTTACTTCTTGACAAAATATCCACTTTCAACTAAACCATTTTATACTAATTTTGACGATGAAATAGCAAGAGCATTCGATCTTGACTACAAAGGCGTTGAAATAAGTTCAGGTGGCCAAAGGATCCATAATGTAGATGTTCTTAAAACGAGAATAAAAGAAAAAGGGCTTCCCGTAACTTCTTTTGAAGCATATCTCAAACCTTTTAGATTTGGGATGCCACCTCATGGCGGATTTGGTCTTGGTATAGATAGACTAATAATGCAGATGTTAAATCTTGAGAATATACGAGAAGGAGTTTTATTCCCTCACGATAGAAGAAGACTTGAACCATAA